A genomic region of Deltaproteobacteria bacterium contains the following coding sequences:
- a CDS encoding arginyltransferase, with translation MILLQPPKFDDLSPCPYLPEREKQYEYFFAHELNEEETDVLLAQGWRKFGIHFFRPSCPECSQCIPVRVLTKDFKFSRSQRRNLKKNANIEVRFGPLSFTPKIYEIYSAHSEGRFAQKADLENFLVGFYTPSCPSLQSEYYLDGELIGAGFLDIGHNCLSSIYFFFDPAYSKLGIGTFSVLKEIEYAASVGLSYYYLGYYVPGCSKMSYKDSFHPREHYSWDRLFWYKTESEKEKDR, from the coding sequence ATGATCCTTTTACAGCCTCCCAAATTTGATGATCTTTCCCCCTGCCCCTATCTCCCCGAAAGAGAAAAGCAGTATGAATATTTTTTTGCCCATGAACTGAATGAAGAAGAGACGGATGTACTCCTTGCACAGGGGTGGAGAAAGTTCGGTATCCATTTCTTCCGCCCTTCCTGTCCGGAGTGCAGCCAATGTATTCCTGTCAGGGTCTTGACAAAGGACTTTAAATTCTCCAGAAGCCAGCGAAGAAACCTGAAGAAAAATGCTAATATTGAAGTCAGGTTCGGACCTCTCTCCTTTACGCCTAAAATATATGAAATCTACTCTGCCCACTCTGAAGGTCGTTTCGCACAGAAGGCAGATCTCGAAAATTTTCTTGTCGGTTTTTATACCCCCTCCTGCCCCTCACTTCAGTCGGAATATTATCTTGATGGTGAATTGATCGGTGCAGGTTTTCTCGATATAGGCCATAATTGTCTCAGCAGTATTTACTTCTTTTTTGATCCTGCTTACTCGAAGCTGGGCATTGGAACCTTCAGCGTTCTAAAGGAAATAGAATACGCTGCGTCTGTAGGACTTTCCTACTATTATCTCGGTTATTACGTTCCCGGTTGCAGCAAAATGTCCTACAAGGACAGTTTTCACCCC
- the gcvT gene encoding glycine cleavage system aminomethyltransferase GcvT — protein MSELKKTPLYEIHKSLGARLVPFAGWEMPVQYSGVMDEHKAVRTKAGIFDVSHMGEIEIKGKEALRFVQKVTSNDASLLSAGQAQYSLICYPHGGIVDDTIVYKFGDERYMLCVNASNVKKDLHWLIEQDKDNFHAVIKDISGNYALIALQGPKAPDILTNLTQTNLSTLKSFHFDFIILNGIKTIVSKTGYTGEDGFEIFVDPDKAAALWEALMEAGGAYGLKPAGLGARDTLRLEMKYTLYGNDIDSTTSPLEANLGWAVKVDKGDFIGREAIVRQKEEGVKRKLICMQVRGKGIPRQGYEVYAEGKTVGIVTSGTMSPSLGIGVAIGYVDRAYATPGTAVDIMVRGKTIESVVVSPPFYKK, from the coding sequence ATGTCTGAACTGAAAAAAACACCCTTATATGAAATACACAAATCGCTTGGAGCCAGACTGGTTCCTTTTGCCGGTTGGGAAATGCCTGTACAGTACAGCGGTGTTATGGATGAGCATAAAGCGGTCAGGACCAAGGCCGGAATTTTTGACGTAAGCCACATGGGGGAAATCGAGATAAAAGGGAAAGAGGCCCTCCGGTTTGTGCAAAAGGTAACAAGCAACGATGCCTCTCTTCTTTCTGCCGGACAGGCCCAGTACTCTCTTATCTGTTATCCCCATGGCGGCATTGTTGATGACACGATCGTTTACAAATTTGGTGACGAGCGCTACATGCTATGCGTTAATGCATCAAATGTGAAAAAGGATTTACACTGGCTCATTGAGCAGGACAAGGACAACTTCCATGCAGTGATAAAAGACATAAGCGGTAATTACGCCCTTATTGCATTACAAGGCCCCAAAGCGCCTGACATATTGACAAACCTTACCCAAACAAACCTTTCAACACTAAAAAGTTTTCATTTTGATTTTATTATCCTCAATGGAATAAAAACCATCGTCTCCAAAACAGGCTATACGGGAGAAGACGGTTTCGAGATATTTGTCGATCCGGACAAGGCGGCAGCTCTCTGGGAAGCTCTCATGGAAGCGGGAGGCGCTTATGGCCTCAAGCCTGCCGGACTCGGCGCAAGAGATACGCTTCGCCTTGAAATGAAATATACACTCTACGGCAATGACATCGATTCTACCACATCACCGCTTGAAGCCAATCTCGGCTGGGCCGTCAAAGTGGACAAGGGGGACTTCATAGGAAGGGAAGCGATTGTCAGGCAAAAAGAGGAAGGCGTCAAAAGAAAGCTGATCTGCATGCAGGTAAGGGGTAAAGGCATACCGAGGCAGGGTTATGAAGTTTATGCAGAGGGTAAAACCGTCGGCATCGTAACAAGCGGCACCATGTCGCCCTCTCTGGGCATAGGCGTCGCCATCGGTTATGTAGATAGGGCTTACGCAACACCGGGAACGGCAGTAGATATAATGGTAAGAGGCAAGACGATTGAAAGTGTAGTCGTTTCTCCTCCCTTTTATAAAAAATAA
- the gcvH gene encoding glycine cleavage system protein GcvH, which yields MNFPSELKYTKDHEWIKIDGDTVTVGITDYAQDALGDIVFLELPEKDSEFSRGDTFGVVESVKAVSDLYAPLSGTVIKTHEPLVDEPEAINEDPYEKSWMITIKVSNPTEQDDLMDAAQYEAYVKEIS from the coding sequence ATGAATTTCCCCTCTGAACTGAAATACACAAAAGATCATGAATGGATAAAAATCGACGGCGATACGGTCACTGTGGGTATTACCGACTATGCGCAGGATGCGCTTGGAGACATCGTTTTTCTCGAACTCCCTGAAAAAGATTCTGAATTTTCCAGGGGAGACACCTTCGGTGTTGTAGAGTCTGTAAAAGCCGTATCCGACCTTTATGCGCCGCTAAGCGGCACAGTAATCAAAACCCATGAGCCTCTCGTCGATGAACCCGAAGCGATCAATGAAGACCCCTATGAGAAGAGCTGGATGATAACGATCAAAGTCAGTAACCCGACGGAACAGGACGATCTCATGGATGCAGCTCAATATGAAGCCTACGTAAAGGAGATTTCCTGA
- the gcvPA gene encoding aminomethyl-transferring glycine dehydrogenase subunit GcvPA: MRYIPATDKDLEAMLADSGAGAFEEIISQVPKEIRDKAKLKLPPELDELSLMRHMKSLSDKNAQMDDTPTFLGAGAYNHFIPAAVGHILSRAEFFTAYTPYQPEISQGTLQAIYEFQTYVTLLTGMDVANASMYDGASALAEAVLMAVRIKRKRQKVFISSAVHPEYRETVKTYTGDLQITIVEIPYTDEGKTDIDWLEKNIDEDTAAVALQYPNFFGTVDDMNAISKIVSAKEALFISATTEIVALGLLKAPAEFGVDIAVAEGQSLGNAVNFGGPHVGLFATKTTYLRNMPGRLVGETEDLDGKRGYVLTLSTREQHIRREKATSNICSNQSLCALAFTIHLSLLGKRGFKELAQTNLELAHYAKEKIASLPGFSIRFNSPTFNEFVIQSDKDVIELNRKLLKRKIIGGLPLQGFYPELKNTLLFCVTEKTGREEIERLAEALGDIS; this comes from the coding sequence TTGAGGTATATTCCCGCTACCGATAAAGACCTGGAGGCCATGCTGGCCGATTCCGGCGCAGGCGCCTTTGAAGAAATCATCAGCCAGGTCCCAAAAGAAATAAGAGACAAGGCAAAACTGAAGCTCCCTCCCGAACTTGACGAACTGTCGCTCATGAGACACATGAAATCTCTAAGCGATAAAAATGCCCAAATGGACGATACTCCGACATTTCTGGGCGCCGGCGCGTATAACCATTTTATACCGGCAGCCGTAGGCCATATATTGTCAAGAGCGGAATTTTTTACAGCCTACACGCCCTACCAGCCCGAGATAAGCCAGGGAACACTTCAGGCCATTTATGAGTTCCAGACCTATGTAACCCTCCTGACAGGCATGGATGTTGCCAATGCCTCCATGTATGACGGTGCAAGCGCCCTGGCTGAAGCGGTCCTTATGGCGGTGCGAATAAAAAGGAAACGCCAAAAAGTGTTTATCTCCAGCGCCGTCCATCCCGAATACAGGGAAACAGTAAAGACCTATACAGGGGACCTGCAAATAACGATTGTTGAAATACCTTATACCGATGAAGGAAAGACGGACATTGACTGGCTTGAAAAAAACATAGACGAGGACACGGCAGCCGTTGCCCTGCAATATCCGAATTTTTTCGGTACCGTCGATGACATGAATGCCATATCGAAAATAGTTTCAGCTAAAGAGGCCCTGTTTATATCTGCGACGACAGAAATCGTCGCCCTGGGCCTTCTTAAAGCGCCTGCTGAATTTGGAGTGGACATTGCCGTTGCCGAAGGACAATCATTAGGTAATGCTGTTAATTTTGGCGGCCCCCATGTCGGTCTTTTTGCCACCAAAACAACCTATCTCAGGAATATGCCCGGAAGGCTTGTCGGTGAAACGGAAGACCTCGATGGAAAACGGGGTTATGTTCTTACCCTCTCTACAAGGGAGCAGCACATCAGGAGAGAAAAGGCAACGTCCAATATATGCTCAAATCAGTCACTTTGTGCTCTTGCTTTTACCATCCACCTTTCGCTGCTGGGCAAAAGAGGATTCAAAGAACTGGCCCAAACCAATCTCGAACTGGCTCACTATGCCAAAGAAAAAATCGCATCTCTTCCGGGATTTTCAATAAGGTTTAATTCCCCTACTTTTAATGAATTTGTTATCCAGTCCGACAAGGATGTTATTGAGCTAAACAGGAAATTGCTCAAGCGAAAAATCATCGGAGGCTTACCCTTGCAAGGATTCTATCCCGAACTTAAAAACACTCTCCTCTTTTGCGTTACGGAAAAAACAGGCAGGGAAGAGATAGAAAGGCTGGCGGAGGCACTCGGTGACATCTCATAA
- the gcvPB gene encoding aminomethyl-transferring glycine dehydrogenase subunit GcvPB yields the protein MTSHNNFNESSQTEPLIFERSSEGKTGVMLPPSGLDRIDATNIFPQDFMRGEIEDIPQVSEVEVVRHFTRLSRLNYSVDGGFYPLGSCTMKYNPKVNEEAAKLSGFTSSHPYQPQELSQGNLQLMYELQEMLGEISGLPYVTLQPAAGAHGEMAGMMMIRACHEARGNARSKVLIPDTAHGTNPATSALCGYHVIPVKSNERGVIDAGEIERLMDEEVAALMLTNPNTLGLFEENILEVANVVHNKGGLIYCDGANMNALMGIARPGDMGVDVLHINLHKTFSTPHGGGGPGSGPVCVTEELAPYLPFPLAEEKEGLYNLNHNRPDSIGKIKSFYGNFGILVRAYAYIKSMGGEGLERVSKTALVNANYIKERLRHHFDIPYDRPCMHECVLSDKKQTPYSVKTLDIAKRLIDYGFHPPTIYFPLVVQGAIMIEPTETEPRRAIDNFCDAMIGIANEARENPEILKMAPQNVNFRRLDEVKAARSPKLRWSKEG from the coding sequence GTGACATCTCATAATAATTTTAATGAATCTTCTCAGACAGAGCCACTGATCTTCGAAAGAAGCTCAGAGGGAAAAACAGGCGTTATGCTTCCTCCATCAGGTCTTGACAGGATCGACGCAACAAATATATTTCCCCAGGACTTTATGAGGGGTGAAATTGAAGATATCCCCCAGGTCAGTGAAGTTGAGGTTGTAAGACACTTTACCCGTCTTTCCCGCCTTAACTACAGTGTTGACGGCGGATTTTATCCCCTCGGCTCATGCACCATGAAATACAATCCCAAGGTCAACGAAGAAGCGGCAAAACTATCAGGCTTCACTTCTTCACACCCCTATCAGCCTCAGGAACTATCACAGGGTAACCTGCAACTCATGTATGAGTTGCAGGAAATGCTGGGAGAAATAAGCGGTCTGCCCTACGTTACCCTTCAGCCTGCTGCCGGAGCCCACGGCGAAATGGCAGGTATGATGATGATTAGAGCCTGCCATGAGGCAAGGGGCAACGCCAGATCAAAGGTCCTCATCCCCGATACGGCCCACGGAACCAATCCCGCCACATCAGCGCTTTGCGGATACCATGTTATTCCCGTTAAATCAAACGAACGGGGCGTTATTGACGCCGGTGAGATAGAAAGGCTTATGGATGAAGAAGTGGCGGCCTTAATGTTGACCAATCCGAATACGCTCGGCCTCTTCGAGGAGAATATTCTTGAAGTTGCCAATGTCGTTCACAACAAGGGCGGGCTTATTTATTGTGACGGAGCAAATATGAATGCCCTCATGGGAATTGCCAGGCCGGGAGACATGGGTGTCGATGTGCTGCACATTAATCTTCATAAAACCTTTTCCACGCCTCATGGCGGTGGAGGACCGGGCTCCGGTCCTGTCTGCGTAACTGAAGAGCTGGCACCCTATCTTCCTTTTCCCCTGGCAGAAGAAAAAGAGGGGCTCTATAATCTTAACCATAACAGGCCTGACTCTATCGGCAAGATTAAAAGCTTCTATGGAAACTTCGGCATACTGGTAAGGGCCTATGCCTATATCAAATCCATGGGTGGCGAGGGACTGGAGAGGGTCAGCAAGACAGCGCTCGTCAATGCAAACTATATTAAGGAAAGATTGCGCCACCATTTTGATATTCCCTATGACCGTCCCTGCATGCATGAATGTGTCTTAAGCGATAAAAAACAGACACCTTATTCGGTAAAAACGCTTGATATTGCAAAAAGACTTATCGATTACGGATTTCATCCGCCGACAATCTATTTCCCGCTCGTTGTTCAAGGCGCCATTATGATCGAACCAACAGAAACGGAACCGAGGAGAGCCATTGATAATTTTTGTGATGCCATGATAGGCATTGCCAATGAAGCCAGGGAAAATCCTGAAATCCTTAAAATGGCCCCGCAAAATGTGAATTTCAGAAGGTTGGATGAAGTGAAGGCGGCAAGGTCGCCTAAACTTCGCTGGTCAAAAGAAGGTTAG
- a CDS encoding energy transducer TonB produces the protein MSILSVDRDHDIRQDKLLTALIVSIIVHIFLFIFFSQLAPLYRTPGIIKKNYEVLLLGKADRESKGEELTKEKEDKEKKEEELLKVREEAEIEETPSPPPPPPKEIVKEEPPAPPVAEPLPPSVEAAPEPVKKVVTSEPSPVKAKSIPPKEKTSREKVVEKKAQKPEKTVYSSTSDDAEKKAPAKAVNNTTGGAKAGAPVPAGQSYMELIKALVVKNLKYPPAAKINRIEGNVSVSFLISKDGDSMDVNIKRSSGYPILDDGALRAIRKSEPFPSFDNAEDVLIVHMGGEQYASVSFKISFTLDYISMGAE, from the coding sequence ATGAGTATTCTCAGTGTAGATAGAGACCATGACATCAGGCAGGATAAACTGCTTACCGCTTTAATCGTCTCTATTATCGTACACATATTTCTCTTTATTTTCTTTTCGCAACTTGCTCCCCTCTATCGAACGCCGGGCATAATAAAGAAAAACTACGAGGTTTTGCTTCTTGGAAAGGCTGACAGGGAATCAAAAGGTGAAGAACTTACAAAGGAAAAAGAGGATAAAGAGAAGAAAGAAGAAGAGCTTTTAAAGGTCAGGGAGGAAGCTGAAATCGAAGAAACTCCTTCTCCCCCTCCGCCACCTCCCAAAGAGATCGTTAAGGAAGAACCACCGGCGCCTCCCGTTGCAGAGCCCCTTCCCCCTTCTGTTGAGGCTGCGCCGGAGCCTGTCAAAAAAGTCGTAACAAGTGAACCCTCTCCGGTAAAAGCAAAAAGTATCCCCCCCAAAGAAAAAACTTCCAGGGAAAAGGTTGTTGAAAAGAAGGCACAGAAGCCGGAAAAAACGGTTTATTCAAGTACCTCTGACGATGCTGAAAAAAAAGCGCCCGCAAAAGCTGTGAACAATACAACAGGAGGGGCTAAGGCGGGAGCGCCTGTGCCGGCCGGACAATCCTACATGGAGCTTATAAAAGCTCTTGTAGTCAAGAACCTGAAATATCCGCCTGCCGCCAAAATAAACCGCATAGAAGGAAATGTTTCTGTTTCTTTTCTTATATCCAAAGATGGAGATTCTATGGATGTTAATATAAAGCGTTCTTCGGGTTATCCCATTCTTGATGACGGCGCCCTGAGGGCAATAAGAAAATCCGAGCCCTTTCCCTCATTTGATAATGCGGAAGATGTTTTAATTGTTCATATGGGGGGGGAGCAATATGCCTCGGTGAGCTTTAAAATCAGCTTTACTCTCGACTATATCTCAATGGGGGCGGAATGA